The genomic window CCACGCTCTGCCGCCGCGCGAAAGTCCTGTTGGTGTCGGCCACGCCGATTCAAAACGCGCGCAACGACCTCGCCGCGCAGCTGGCACTCTTTCTCGGGCGCCGAGCATGGTCGATGGACGAAGCCGAGCTTGCGGCATACGTCGTACGCGATTCCGAGCCCGAGCGTCTCACGCTGCCCGTGCAGCTCGGCCCCATTCGCATCGAGCTGGACGTCGACGACGATTGCACCGACGATCTGCTCGCGCTTCCGCCGCCGGTGCCGGCGCGCGATGAGTCGCTCGCCGCGGCGCTGCTGACATGTGGCTTCGTGCACCAGTGGACGTCGAGCCGCGCGGCGTTGGTATCCGCGCTGCGTCGGCGGCGTACGAAGGCGTTGGCGCTGTCGGACGCGCTGAGTACCGGTGTCATGCCGTCGCGCGCCGAGCTCGCCGCATGGACGCACCTCGGCGACGCCATGCAGCTCGCCTTTCCCGAGCTGGTGGTCGCCGCCGGCGACGACGCGTCATCTGATGTCGACGCGCTGCGTGACGCGATCGCCGCGCATCTCGCCGCGCTCGAGCATCTGCTGGCGCGCTTGCGGTCTGGGCACGATCCGGACGATGCGCGCGCCGACGCACTGCGAATCATTCGTGACCGGCATTCCGGTGAGCGTGTCATCGCATTCTGTCATTACGCCGAGACGGTTGCGGCACTCTGGCGTCGGCTGTCGGGCAGTCGAGGCGTTGCCGCGCTGACCGCCGCCGGTGCGCGCGTTGCCGGCGGCCGCATTTCGCGACGTGACGTGCTCACGCAATTCCAGCCCGGCACCGCCGCCCGACCCATTCGCGATGTCGATCGCATCGATCTACTGCTCACGACCGACGTGCTGAGCGAAGGACTGAATCTTCAGGAAGCATCGGTCGTCGTGCATCTCGATCTTCCATGGAACCCCGCGCGTCTTGAGCAGCGGGTCGGTCGTGTGCGCCGGCTTGGTTCGCGACACGCGACCGTCTCCGTCTACGCGCTTGCGCCGCCCGCCCGCGCTGATGCGTTGCTGCGCATCGACGAGCGGCTGCGCGCGAAGCTCAGCATCGCACGGCGCACGGTGGGCATCGCCGGCCAGATTCTTCCATCGATGCTCGGCGACGGGGCGGGCGAATCCGGCGCTGCCGAGCTGCATGCGACGATTCTCACACATCTTCGGCGATGGGCCTCGCCCCGCATTCCTGCCGGAGCCGCCGATCCGCTCTCGGCCGCCGTC from Gemmatimonadaceae bacterium includes these protein-coding regions:
- a CDS encoding helicase-related protein, with translation MLDATASAPHTLGDVTLRPHQRASADRLLELIAHHGGALLADRVGTGKTYTALAVASRERAIIVIAPSSLRDMWRDALATTGVAARIVTHESLSRGDIPTLEPSIVLVDEAHRFRNPATRRYAAAATLCRRAKVLLVSATPIQNARNDLAAQLALFLGRRAWSMDEAELAAYVVRDSEPERLTLPVQLGPIRIELDVDDDCTDDLLALPPPVPARDESLAAALLTCGFVHQWTSSRAALVSALRRRRTKALALSDALSTGVMPSRAELAAWTHLGDAMQLAFPELVVAAGDDASSDVDALRDAIAAHLAALEHLLARLRSGHDPDDARADALRIIRDRHSGERVIAFCHYAETVAALWRRLSGSRGVAALTAAGARVAGGRISRRDVLTQFQPGTAARPIRDVDRIDLLLTTDVLSEGLNLQEASVVVHLDLPWNPARLEQRVGRVRRLGSRHATVSVYALAPPARADALLRIDERLRAKLSIARRTVGIAGQILPSMLGDGAGESGAAELHATILTHLRRWASPRIPAGAADPLSAAVVSSTRGFLALIANGSRSRLVAKIDGPISSDAKTVLRALALAEGPDMPIDANALADASRCLSRWLEHQRGAIAVDLSAAAAARSRRTALERVRRALSHAPRHRRAQLAPLADAARAVVAAPLGEGAERVLEMLVRADLPDEAWLRSIAAFGELNARPPAPSESGVDRVAAIILFQSPAL